The nucleotide sequence CAAGCTTATCAACATCATTTTTAGGTGATGTTGCAAATTTTGTTGCTTCAATAGTAGCACCTACAAGCTTACGTGGTACATTAATAGCATATTTCAGCACACCCCCAACTCCTGGTATTCTACCTAGCAAATTAGCTGTACCTCCAGCTAATCTGTCCGGTACATGAGTAGCCCAATCACCTAAAGACTCTAACTTTCCGCCAGCAAAGTTCTGCCACTGCTGCTTTAATCCATCTGTAACACTAGCTAAAGGTGATGCTTGATACATACTAGATATACTGTAAACACTAAACCCACCACCGGCAATGCTTGAGCCCATCTGTTGTACAAACTCCTTTAAAGAAAACATCAAAAACGAAAGCAAGAACAGCATAAAGATCTCTCCTGCGTTGATTAAATAACCTCTCTGTATGTCCTGTACCCTTTGGTAATCGCTATTTTCTTGATAGTTTTGATTTATATCATAAAAATTCTCTGATTGGCAGCTTACACTTTGCGTAATTACACCTTGCACTAAAGACTTTATTTCACTTTTTGAATTTGATTGAATGATACCCTTTTTGTAATCGTCTATTATTTTCTCATAATTCCTGCATTCTTCTTCATGCTGTTGAGATTGACAATAACGCCTTTTTATCTTACCATTTATATTATCTATCAACAATAAGATATCAGCCTTTTCTGATGCATGTAATAAACTATTCGTTAGACGCACTAGATCTTTTTCACTACAATTAGCATCAACTACTATATCACTTTCTGCTATATAATGGTCTGCTGGATTTTTCTCAGTACCAGGCACTGGATTAAAGAAAGGGTAATCTATATAACGAAAACCTTTATTAATGTAATTTGGTGGAAGAGGGATATATCCAGCGCCACCAGTAAACTTTACTGTACCACCTATTCTGCTTAGTTTTTCTATACCTTCTATATTCTTATCTACGTTCAACGGAGAAGCCTCCCCGATAGTATAAGGTACAAAAATTTGCCCTGGAGTCCAGCTAAAGTATTCTTTATCAATTATACAAAAACCACCAAATACCCATTTTGGAGCACATAACTTTATTTCAAGCCATTTATTATAGCACACAGTAAAGCCTAACTGTTTATAAAAGGTATTCATTATCATTGCAGCAAGTAATGACAGCAGGGTAAATATCATAATTGATTGCAAACAGAAACTAATACAGAATTTTATCCAACCCTCAAATAGACTTTTCAGTGGTGAAAATAAAATAGAGATTAGGAATAGCGGCATTATAGATACAAGAAAAGCTATACCCATAAAACCAGAAAGGAATATTATGTAAGCATACATACACAGCAGGAAATATAAGACAATCCCTATAAAAATTGCCGGTATCATAAAGAGACTTGCCCACATTTGATAATGTAAAAATGCTGCAAACTTTTTCCAAACAGAGTAAGCAAAAAACTTATTAAACATATCCTCCATGAAGCTAAACAATTTAGCTTCATTTCCTTGAGCAACGTTTGAATTACCTCCGGTGTTCATGTTGGGAGCAAAATTAGTAATTATGCTTATCAATTGTTCAAGACCTTTAACAAATAAAACAAGAAAATGATCATAGAAAAATCTAAAACTTCCAGGAGATATAAGCACTATTACTAGAGTGATTTTCATCATTCTGATGAGCATATCATGCTTAGTTTCTCTTATCATTCCAAAAAGATAAAGAAGCGATGAAATCACTATAAATAGAACAAGCAAGGAAAGAACAAAATTGTGAAAGCTCGTACTTTTTTCAGCTATATTTTGAAACATCGCTTGTGCAGCTGCAGGATCATTGCTATCAAAATGCTTTTTACAATTTTCGTTAATCAATAATACACATTTTAGATAGTTATAAACGTAATCAAAAAATCCAAAGTTACTTGGTTTCTGCACTCCGCTCAAAAATTCAAAAGAGTAGCCACCTGCATTATCTAGATAATATCTATCTAATATCTTTACATATATTTTCCATCCTTTTTCTAACCTCACCGTATTACAATTCCTGTCCTGTAATGTGGTGTTATCTCTGTCTAAAGTAAAAAGCCCACTTCCATCTTCCGCTACGGAATTGTAACCTAGATGTACAGTAGGAGACTCAGGGTTACGCATGGATTTTAAATTTTCGTTAGGACTAGAATCGCTAGGCCTTTTAAATAAAAGATAAGCACCATGGCCGTTAGTAAACCAACATGGAGCACCGCGTTTTTCTCTGTTATCATCTTCACTAATACACTTGCAATTTACAGTACAACTTGCATTAGGATTACTTGAAATTTTTTGTGTACTAGATTTGTAATCATTACAAATTAAGTGAAAGTCAGGCAAACTATTATCGCCCTGTTTACCTTCAAACTTAGTCACATATTTTAGCTGTTCCAAGCTTTGCAAATTATAACTACCTTTAGATTCTTTCTTATTATTATTACTCCAAGATGTCCATGCACCATTTACTCGTACTACTAAACTATCTCCAT is from Wolbachia endosymbiont (group B) of Hofmannophila pseudospretella and encodes:
- a CDS encoding type IV secretion system protein produces the protein MQSRLGKCWFRLLILVICVLVTGCSKNDMPFPRCISADYFGPEPVAVGAHFSKDHDAFIPEDQEIIDPDTGEINYGFHSNQVVKWKDTGFETNGDSLVVRVNGAWTSWSNNNKKESKGSYNLQSLEQLKYVTKFEGKQGDNSLPDFHLICNDYKSSTQKISSNPNASCTVNCKCISEDDNREKRGAPCWFTNGHGAYLLFKRPSDSSPNENLKSMRNPESPTVHLGYNSVAEDGSGLFTLDRDNTTLQDRNCNTVRLEKGWKIYVKILDRYYLDNAGGYSFEFLSGVQKPSNFGFFDYVYNYLKCVLLINENCKKHFDSNDPAAAQAMFQNIAEKSTSFHNFVLSLLVLFIVISSLLYLFGMIRETKHDMLIRMMKITLVIVLISPGSFRFFYDHFLVLFVKGLEQLISIITNFAPNMNTGGNSNVAQGNEAKLFSFMEDMFNKFFAYSVWKKFAAFLHYQMWASLFMIPAIFIGIVLYFLLCMYAYIIFLSGFMGIAFLVSIMPLFLISILFSPLKSLFEGWIKFCISFCLQSIMIFTLLSLLAAMIMNTFYKQLGFTVCYNKWLEIKLCAPKWVFGGFCIIDKEYFSWTPGQIFVPYTIGEASPLNVDKNIEGIEKLSRIGGTVKFTGGAGYIPLPPNYINKGFRYIDYPFFNPVPGTEKNPADHYIAESDIVVDANCSEKDLVRLTNSLLHASEKADILLLIDNINGKIKRRYCQSQQHEEECRNYEKIIDDYKKGIIQSNSKSEIKSLVQGVITQSVSCQSENFYDINQNYQENSDYQRVQDIQRGYLINAGEIFMLFLLSFLMFSLKEFVQQMGSSIAGGGFSVYSISSMYQASPLASVTDGLKQQWQNFAGGKLESLGDWATHVPDRLAGGTANLLGRIPGVGGVLKYAINVPRKLVGATIEATKFATSPKNDVDKLEEKIYRAFGIDKEDIAHRRIDKYLEYYKGYVGSHLGYTIEDAMKFAWEHGLDSIGINPAKGEKDGYQHNLLYRAKTHRREFLERLHDYTIGRTKEPKEEGESSKENKPDQSNRVARKLGTEPENLKNTTEAIRAGEDRERQDNERNENIENDEES